The Macaca fascicularis isolate 582-1 chromosome 11, T2T-MFA8v1.1 genomic sequence CTTTGTTTGAGTGCCATGTGGAGCTCAGCGAGAGCACCAAGCGCGTGGTCCTCTTTGCCCTCTACCTGGCCATGTTTGTGGTTGGGCTGGTGGAGAACCTCCTGGTGATATGCGTCAACTGGCGCAGCTCAGGCCGGGCGGGGCTGCTGAACCTCTACATCCTCAACATGGCCATCGCGGACCTGGGCATTGTCCTGTCTCTGCCCGTGTGGATGCTGGAGGTCACGCTGGACTACACCTGGCTCTGGGGCAGCTTCTCCTGCCGCTTCACTCACTACTTCTACTTTGTCAACATGTACAGCAGCATCTTCTTCCTGGTGTGCCTCAGCGTCGACCGCTATGTCACCCTCACCAGTGCCTCCCCCTCCTGGCAGCATTACCAGCACCGAGTGCGGCGGGCCATGTGTGCGGGCATCTGGGTCCTCTCGGCCATCATCCCGCTACCTGAGGTGGTCCACATCCAGCTGGTGGAGGGCCCTGAGCCCATGTGCCTCTTCATGGCACCTTTTGAAACGTACAGTACCTGGGCCCTGGCGGTGACCCTGTCCACCACCATCCTGGGCTTCCTGCTGCCCTTCCCTCTTATCGCAGTCTTCAACGTGCTGACGGCCTGCCGGCTGCGGCAGGCAGAACAACCCAAGAGCCGGCGCCACTGCCTGCTGATGTGTGCCTACGTGGCCGTCTTTGTCATTTGCTGGCTGCCCTATCATGTGACCCTACTGCTGCTCACACTGCATGGGAACCACATTTCCCTCCACTGCCACCTGGTCCACCTGCTCTACTTCTTCTATGATGTCATCGACTGCTTCTCCATGCTGCACTGTGTCATCAACCCCATCCTTTACAACTTTCTCAGCCCACACTTCCGGGGCCGGCTCCTGAACGCTGTAGTCCATTACCTTCCTAAGGACCAGACCAGGGCAGACGCacactcctcctcttcctcctgttccaCCCAGCATTCCATCATCATCACCAAGGGGGACAGCCAGCCTGCTGCAGCAACCCCCCACCCCGAGCCAGGCCTGAGCTTTCAGGCATCCCCTTTGCTTCCAAAtacttcccccttctctcccccTCAGCCTCTTACATCCAGCTGAGgtagaggccaggctcctccaaCAGTGAAGGAAAAG encodes the following:
- the ACKR5 gene encoding G-protein coupled receptor 182 yields the protein MSVKPSWGPGPSEGVTAVPASDLGDIHNWTELLNLFNHTLFECHVELSESTKRVVLFALYLAMFVVGLVENLLVICVNWRSSGRAGLLNLYILNMAIADLGIVLSLPVWMLEVTLDYTWLWGSFSCRFTHYFYFVNMYSSIFFLVCLSVDRYVTLTSASPSWQHYQHRVRRAMCAGIWVLSAIIPLPEVVHIQLVEGPEPMCLFMAPFETYSTWALAVTLSTTILGFLLPFPLIAVFNVLTACRLRQAEQPKSRRHCLLMCAYVAVFVICWLPYHVTLLLLTLHGNHISLHCHLVHLLYFFYDVIDCFSMLHCVINPILYNFLSPHFRGRLLNAVVHYLPKDQTRADAHSSSSSCSTQHSIIITKGDSQPAAATPHPEPGLSFQASPLLPNTSPFSPPQPLTSS